From Triticum urartu cultivar G1812 chromosome 2, Tu2.1, whole genome shotgun sequence, a single genomic window includes:
- the LOC125537739 gene encoding eEF1A lysine and N-terminal methyltransferase-like: MATTPALDDALLDFTSRENWDKFFALRGDGDSFEWYAEWPQIKAPLLSLLLGEEGTEILVPGCGSSSLSEQLYDLGFRRITNVDFSRVIVADMLRRHARVRPQMRWRVMDMTNMQFPDGSFDFILDKGGLDALMEPEVGTKLGMKYLDEAKRVLKLGGKFACFTLAESHVLDLLLSEFRFGWDMTIQAIASEPSSKSAFQTFMVVMVKGKMGVVHTIKSLVDQSAEYCNMQQANAVIHALQNENKIRESHNSGVDILFSLRDLQLGAIGDLKVIVPGRRRQLILGEQGSSLYCYKAVLMDAKNQTETFAYHCGVFIVPKARAQEWLFASEEGQWLVVESAKAARLIMVFLDSRHASADIDVIKKDLSPLVMDLEPEYPEETDPMPFMMASDGVKQRDVLQEVTSEITGPMVVEDVLYENVDGDQSCMSEKMFRRLIFKRSSGLVQSEALLMRESPSDEMDSKTKNSSTSSKKKSQKKGLTGSKDSLRVDHSYLGSSYHSSIICGLSLVASALSAAASSGERVSTTIVGLGAGSLPMFLRGCLPHLDIEVVELDPVMEEVATKYFGFSMDEQLKVHLGDGIKFIEENAHSERNGKDSDAVRILIVDVDSSDLSSGLSCPPANFVEDAFLMSAKKFLSAGGLLIINLVARSSAVREMVVSRLKAVFENLYSLQLEEDVNEVLFASPSKRYLEIDHLDEAATKLKAMLKFPVDVESDMKNLQRLR; this comes from the exons ATGGCTACCACGCCGGCGCTCGACGACGCGCTGCTCGACTTTACTTCGCGGGAGAACTGGGACAAGTTCTTTGCCCTCCGCGGGGATGGCGACAGCTTCGAGTGGTACGCGGAGTGGCCGCAAATCAAGGCCCCGCTCCTGTCGCTCCTCCTTGGGGAAGAGGGGACGGAGATCCTTGTCCCGGGGTGCGGGAGCTCGTCGCTCTCGGAGCAGCTGTACGACCTGGGGTTCCGCCGCATCACCAACGTCGACTTCTCCCGTGTCATCGTGGCCGACATGCTCCGCCGGCACGCCCGTGTGCGCCCTCAGATGCGTTGGCGCGTCATGGACATGACCAACATGCAG TTTCCAGATGGTTCGTTTGATTTCATACTTGATAAGGGAGGATTGGATGCTCTTATGGAGCCGGAGGTTGGCACAAAACTAGGGATGAAATATCTAGACGAG GCCAAGAGGGTTTTGAAGTTAGGCGGGAAATTTGCATGCTTTACTCTAGCAGAATCCCATGTTTTAG ACCTACTTTTGTCCGAGTTCAGGTTTGGATGGGATATGACTATTCAAGCTATAGCTAGTGAACCCTCTAGCAAGTCTGCCTTCCAGACCTTCATGGTGGTCATGGTAAAAGGGAAGATGGGTGTTGTGCACACAATAAAATCACTAGTGGACCAGTCTGCTGAATACTGTAACATGCAACAG GCAAATGCTGTAATTCATGCTCTGCAAAATGAGAACAAAATCCGGGAGTCACACAATTCTGGTGTTGATATACTTTtctcgttgcgagatcttcagcTGGGTGCTATTGGAGATCTAAAGGTTATTGTTCCAGGACGAAGGAGGCAGTTAATTCTCGGTGAACAAGGAAGCTCACTATATTGCTACAAAGCTGTTTTAATGGATGCCAAGAATCAAACTGAAACATTTGCATACCACTGTGGAGTTTTTATTGTTCCTAAG GCACGAGCTCAGGAATGGTTATTTGCTTCAGAGGAAGGGCAGTGGCTTGTTGTTGAAAGTGCAAAGGCTGCTCGTCTAATCATG GTATTCCTCGATAGCAGACATGCAAGTGCTGACATTGATGTTATCAAG AAGGATTTATCTCCTCTTGTTATGGATCTAGAACCTGAATATCCTGAAGAGACAGACCCTATGCC ATTCATGATGGCCAGTGATGGTGTGAAACAAAGAGATGTTCTGCAGGAG GTAACATCAGAAATAACAGGTCCTATGGTTGTGGAAGATGTtctttatgaaaatgttgatggaGACCAAAGCTGCATGTCTGAAAAAATGTTCCGGCGACTTATTTTTAAAAGAAGTTCTGGCTTAGTGCAATCTGAAGCATTGTTAATGAGAGAATCACCAAGTGATGAGATGGACAGTAAGACCAAGAACTCATCTACATCATCAAAAAAGAAGAGCCAGAAAAAGGGACTCACTG GATCCAAGGACAGTCTGAGGGTCGACCATAGCTATCTTGGTAGCTCTTATCACAGTAGTATCATATGTGGGCTTTCTTTAGTTGCATCTGCTCTGAGTGCTGCGGCATCATCTGGAGAAAGG GTCAGTACCACTATTGTAGGCCTTGGGGCCGGGAGTTTACCAATGTTTCTTCGTGGATGCCTCCCTCATCTTGATATTGAG GTTGTTGAGTTGGACCCCGTGATGGAGGAGGTCGCGACGAAATATTTTGGCTTTTCAATGGATGAGCAATTGAAG GTGCATTTGGGGGATGGAATCAAATTCATTGAAGAAAATGCCCATTCTGAACGAAATGGCAAAGACAGCGATGCAGTTAGAATTCTTATTGTTGATGTTGATTCATCTGATCTAAG TTCTGGGTTGTCTTGCCCCCCAGCAAACTTTGTCGAAGATGCTTTCCTTATGTCAGCAAAAAAGTTCCTTTCAGCTGGGGGTCTCCTCATCATCAATCTAGTCGCGCGATCATCTGCAGTCAGGGAAATGGTCGTTTCACGACTGAAAGCG GTCTTTGAAAACCTATACTCACTGCAACTCGAAGAAGATGTGAACGAAGTCCTGTTTGCATCCCCAAGCAAAAGATACCTGGAAATCGATCACCTTGATGAGGCTGCAACTAAACTGAAGGCTATGCTGAAATTCCCGGTGGATGTGGAATCAGACATGAAGAATTTGCAGAGGCTGCGGTAG
- the LOC125537740 gene encoding uncharacterized protein LOC125537740, which produces MGEQKEGAKTEVARSRDNYMSWSDDCTKYMLEWYIEKQRDKPPTFKWKAQHHLQCANDLNDKFGITATAKQVDRHFRSFKEKWKWIKLAKGRSGYGFDKVLNKFNIDKSEKSPSKLGKIKFNYLTHSIKFYHLLEELFSDSSHADGSLAIDVNDASENVESDGSSETSNHTSTSEQGLSDSDMIAPNSPAEGTSSNLKRKHVKAPHKKKPKVKARRASVLDDDVAASIVSLAETVKSAAPIQPIAVTDPNANLWKHIESLTILANEKIELAAYLAKPEQEIFRGFLNCASVQTFNAWVLDYFAHKYDGNDRTAADPSI; this is translated from the exons ATGGGTGAGCAAAAAGAAGGTGCCAAGACTGAGGTTGCTCGCTCTCGTGATAATTACATGTCATGGAGTGATGATTGTACCAAGTATATGCTTGAGTGGTATATCGAGAAGCAAAGGGACAAGCCaccaaccttcaagtggaaggcACAACACCATCTACAATGTGCTAATGATTTGAATGACAAGTTTGGAATTACAGCTACAGCAAAACAAGTTGATCGACACTTTAGGTCATTCAAGGAGAAATGGAAGTGGATAAAGCTAGCAAAGGGGAGGAGCGGATATGGTTTCGATAAAGTACTTAACAAATTTAACATTGACAAGTCAGAGAAATCACCAAGCAAGCTTGGT AAAATAAAATTTAATTACCTTACTCACTCCATCAAGTTTTATCATCTCCTGGAAGAACTGTTTAGCGACTCGTCTCATGCGGATGGCTCACTAGCTATTGATGTGAATGATGCAAGTGAGAATGTGGAATCTGATGGTAGTAGTGAAACGAGCAACCACACATCCACTTCCGAACAAGGTCTTAGTGATTCCGACATGATTGCGCCCAACAGTCCAGCTGAAGGCACTAGCTCAAATCTGAAGCGCAAGCATGTTAAAGCACCACATAAGAAGAAACCAAAGGTCAAGGCGCGTCGAGCCAGCGTGTTAGATGATGATGTGGCAGCGAGCATTGTGAGTCTTGCTGAAACTGTGAAATCTGCTGCCCCTATTCAGCCAATAGCAGTTACAGACCCCAATGCCAATCTTTGGAAACACATTGAGTCGCTAACTATCCTAGCAAATGAGAAGATTGAGTTAGCAGCCTATCTTGCTAAGCCAGAACAAGAAATTTTCCGTGGTTTCCTGAACTGTGCAAGCGTCCAGACTTTTAATGCTTGGGTCCTTGATTATTTCGCGCACAAGTACGACGGCAATGATCGCACAGCTGCTGATCCATCAATCTGA